The following proteins come from a genomic window of Aequorivita marisscotiae:
- a CDS encoding efflux RND transporter periplasmic adaptor subunit translates to MNYIKSLLLLSIFVLAGCNNSETESSSLAASEEKDDLIHLSKAQFKNANMEIGQLTEKPFATTIQSSGMIDVPPQSRAVVSAFAGGYIKNAPLLVGSKVAKGQRLVTIENPEFITMQQNYMETVAQLSYLNSEYERQKIMLAEKITSQKSFLRAESDYKTALARSNSLEKNLQMLNINPAAVAAGTIVSQTHIYSPIEGSVTQVFVNTGSYVSPADKIMEIINTDHIHLELKIFEKDLLQLKEEQEIQFTVPEASDDTFSGVVHLIGTSIDPNSRTSLVHGHIAEEDESNFTAGMFVDAHIVTGVEKRMALPENAVVAMDGKNYLLLIENETEAEFEIHPLAVKTGPTYNGFTAIETIDKLNANSKFITKGAFVLLQEEGGGGHSH, encoded by the coding sequence ATGAATTATATAAAATCACTTTTGTTGCTTTCCATTTTCGTTTTGGCAGGTTGCAACAATTCAGAAACTGAAAGTTCGTCATTAGCCGCTTCAGAGGAAAAGGATGACCTTATTCACCTTTCAAAAGCACAGTTTAAAAACGCCAATATGGAGATTGGGCAGCTTACCGAAAAACCTTTTGCCACAACAATACAAAGCAGCGGGATGATTGACGTACCGCCACAGAGTAGGGCGGTGGTGAGTGCTTTTGCGGGCGGATATATTAAAAACGCTCCTTTGTTGGTTGGCAGTAAGGTTGCCAAAGGACAGCGGTTGGTAACCATTGAAAATCCGGAGTTTATTACCATGCAGCAAAACTATATGGAAACCGTGGCCCAGCTTTCGTATTTAAATTCGGAATACGAACGGCAAAAAATTATGTTGGCCGAAAAAATTACGTCGCAGAAAAGTTTTTTAAGGGCCGAAAGTGACTATAAAACGGCTTTGGCACGAAGCAATAGCCTAGAAAAGAATTTACAAATGCTGAATATTAATCCCGCGGCCGTGGCGGCTGGGACTATTGTTTCGCAAACGCATATTTACAGTCCGATTGAAGGGAGCGTAACCCAAGTTTTTGTGAATACGGGAAGCTATGTTTCGCCGGCCGATAAGATTATGGAAATTATAAACACGGACCATATTCACTTAGAATTAAAGATTTTTGAAAAGGATCTGCTGCAATTAAAAGAAGAGCAGGAAATTCAATTTACGGTGCCCGAGGCCTCGGACGATACGTTTAGTGGGGTGGTGCATTTAATAGGAACTTCAATAGATCCGAACAGCCGTACGTCGTTGGTTCATGGCCATATAGCCGAAGAGGACGAAAGCAATTTTACCGCTGGAATGTTTGTGGACGCACATATTGTTACAGGAGTTGAAAAACGAATGGCCCTGCCAGAAAATGCTGTGGTTGCAATGGATGGGAAGAACTACCTATTACTGATAGAAAATGAAACCGAAGCCGAATTTGAAATCCATCCCCTTGCGGTAAAAACGGGACCTACCTACAACGGATTTACAGCCATTGAAACTATAGATAAGCTGAATGCCAATAGCAAATTTATAACCAAGGGAGCCTTTGTACTATTACAAGAAGAAGGCGGCGGTGGGCATAGTCATTAG
- a CDS encoding geranylgeranyl reductase family protein encodes MKHFDVAVIGSGPSGATTAFYLAEAGISTVIIEKATLPRYKTCGGGLVFRGRYSLPFDISEVVEKEFHRVDIFLGEKLHFKTYREEPSITMVMRDSFDKLVTDKAQAAGATLLENHKLQSLTFENDLITLITSQGILTANFVIAADGALSPTAKLAGWTEDTRKLIPALEYEVEVSDADFERLSKEVRFDIDAIPYGYAWNFPKKKHLSIGVASARRTKINLKKYYQAYLETLGITEIISESQHGFQIPVMPRTDGFVKNNVFLIGDAAGFADPITAEGISNAIYSGKLAAEAILETDMHLQEAGALYTAKLEAGLLPEIQTAVWLSKWFYEQKTVRNLLAKKYGQRIVEEMLNVFHGKRSYPKNVKQKLKAKIKELVF; translated from the coding sequence ATGAAGCATTTTGACGTAGCTGTTATTGGCAGTGGACCTTCGGGAGCTACAACCGCATTTTATCTGGCAGAGGCGGGGATTTCGACTGTAATTATTGAAAAGGCCACCTTACCACGTTATAAAACCTGTGGGGGCGGACTCGTATTTCGCGGCCGCTATAGCCTGCCTTTTGATATTAGTGAGGTGGTAGAAAAGGAATTCCATAGGGTAGATATATTTTTAGGGGAAAAACTTCACTTTAAAACCTATAGGGAGGAGCCTTCCATTACTATGGTAATGCGCGATAGTTTTGATAAACTGGTAACCGACAAGGCACAAGCCGCGGGCGCAACATTATTGGAAAATCACAAATTGCAGTCCCTTACTTTTGAAAACGACCTAATAACCCTGATAACATCGCAAGGTATATTAACCGCAAACTTTGTGATTGCCGCCGACGGCGCATTGAGCCCCACGGCCAAATTAGCAGGATGGACAGAAGATACGCGGAAATTAATTCCCGCGCTAGAATATGAAGTAGAAGTAAGCGATGCAGATTTTGAGCGGCTCTCGAAGGAAGTGCGTTTTGATATTGACGCCATTCCTTACGGTTATGCTTGGAATTTTCCTAAAAAGAAGCATTTATCTATAGGCGTTGCTTCGGCCCGAAGGACTAAGATAAATTTAAAAAAATACTACCAGGCCTATTTAGAAACCTTGGGGATTACTGAAATTATAAGTGAATCGCAACACGGATTTCAAATTCCTGTGATGCCGCGTACCGATGGATTTGTTAAAAACAACGTTTTTTTAATCGGCGATGCCGCAGGATTTGCAGACCCCATTACCGCTGAGGGAATTTCGAATGCTATTTACAGCGGCAAGTTGGCGGCTGAGGCCATTCTTGAAACAGATATGCATTTACAAGAAGCAGGGGCTTTATATACAGCGAAACTGGAGGCTGGGTTATTGCCCGAGATACAGACGGCGGTATGGCTTTCAAAATGGTTTTATGAACAGAAGACGGTTAGAAATCTATTGGCCAAAAAATACGGGCAGCGTATTGTGGAGGAAATGCTGAATGTATTTCACGGAAAGCGAAGCTATCCCAAAAATGTGAAACAAAAGCTGAAAGCAAAGATTAAGGAGTTGGTTTTTTAG